A genomic window from Plasmodium chabaudi chabaudi strain AS genome assembly, chromosome: 8 includes:
- a CDS encoding cytosolic iron-sulfur assembly component 2, putative, which translates to MNAYKPENENPILYNTNTDEKKDTINEQAIKDNIYHSSDLCDLHYEENEISVDEVFDLLKDIKDPEYSYTLENLKIIEKKNISINREEKTVTVYFTPTIPNCSLATLIGLMINIKLQFSLPNIFKTNIYVYPGSHNSEQSINKQLNDKERIAAAIENTHLFNVIKSSITYNHPVINF; encoded by the coding sequence ATGAATGCTTATAAAcctgaaaatgaaaaccctatattatataacacAAACACGgatgaaaaaaaggatACAATAAACGAACAAGCAATTAAGgacaatatatatcattcaAGTGATTTGTGTGACTTACATTacgaagaaaatgaaataagtGTAGATGAagtttttgatttattaaaagacATAAAAGATCCTGAGTATTCTTATACAttggaaaatttaaaaataatagaaaaaaaaaatattagtaTAAATCGTGAAGAAAAAACAGTTACTGTTTATTTTACTCCAACAATACCAAATTGCTCTTTAGCAACACTTATTGGattaatgataaatattaaattacaGTTTTCTTTgccaaatatatttaaaacgaatatatatgtatacccAGGTTCACATAATTCTGAGCAATCCATTAATAAGcaattaaatgataaagaaaGGATAGCAGCTGCCATCGAAAATACCCACTTATTCAATGTTATAAAGTCAAGCATAACATATAACCACCCAGTCATTAATTTCTAG
- a CDS encoding erythrocyte membrane-associated antigen, putative yields the protein MILKKSKKISLASQYMYIFSLINVLQTESIIVKQSNSPIHSLIPFSCSTHKKNHRLILNNISSNKKNYNAFINISLKKYKMSKKVSNSINMNTNNDNENIINDNILSFNKSNSDVKGYNRNYKNNSRYSLFNKHYNNPNNSGNNTNNFMNNNIHINKNKSKLSNSYLSSNNNKYQNNNHNYSNNYNGYFNRDSKNSNNDSSHLLNEAKINTSAKFVNSNIKDNTNFNINNDSTSHINDHNVIQKNVNTNSYNKENSLIKNPKEKIDYNNSNVSTNSGITTNNKYPVNSNYQDNSIKNGHYKNHSNEKRKENEPMNNNNNHHSNMKGNERYNYFHDNYQNNMKYNMKSAFSSGKKSISTYSNNQYSKNIGHTNYMQKSFKREVSDDITSINTNDINKVEDLNMNSIDKANTMLTTKDTCNTNIVNNNSDDVNMSGNYNIENNNTNVNTHKINNIIKNKDIKRNEKFDKFQHESSQNAYGNSNNMRNSINNQSMHNRNINKIPSYNYNDANNNTGNMMSVNMTHGQNESRMSMMANHSNHGNSKMLNENEKGANMIMNKTVRTISYDNKNNNYNNDINKINNYDNFSNSTNMNNLGGINKLDNSLDAENINIHTSGSNSTSTLNLDSDASIYFDFSDFVNYMYKDENILTLFYIRKNYLKAESKEEFVNENDKIKCSIIWSFANNEKITVFGIHSTKKLSKKVCVKKILLKLKNISLLELDQMSKWMINSLNVILKVESKNVENTFNNNTYCTNIKWKVNNKIYQSIGTHAHEKVAEIIAIQKLYMTLYDNKDQLIKEAECSKIPDDKKMGKIHSNSNKMYENAMFGKIMNNSNNKSYDESNMNKFGGNKFEYSKGQGGSKSLGDNQSVYNAGGNIQNLNNYDDLYINNDNNNINNGTTNNFPNSQSSDNQLMQTLTTNMYNRNMSNNIDMSNMPTSANNNNMNFQNWNNNSQNTNDNSSNHNNVGDDNVNEVNSEVPLPPGISDPSELIVYGLTKQDASSIQMLRNNIASRYKIHQTETFEQVYNIYKCTLEWEWKNGKISCKAKSSGYGSTKSLAKCEAAYDMLVKNNLIEYVSATDRKNAQYIRDLISKDLTKALNLAIQFIMQYSSNAWSIFVVYLLRELLIDGNYDHINRLLNTLVDVSKEGRIESEKINNLTNNANCGNSNNNNAFGGRNSNTINNNNISNNEMNFNPAGMNNNGAYVNADMGKGSYENNSCEEQYIDSSSNLFFCNPYIKNQSDNSNYVHKLVSIDLWEKLIDECVIVLNDKLCFHCISLLREVELDYSIFISKCAHDYYKKYRIMLALELQANLAQSIQEKRDFEYLHENKSLLLKMKSVTMPILSFTCTLTNEEKEWMKSTQMREDDIVILKPYDVLLKDEDAWSNSLIGSITSTKSDNTVYNINVRIFSAENTKKGNIKYTKYKLYLLLNIVTHERMLQALRSITFISSVPTQYQSPYVFTPEIRFLILHTYNKHAKYIAQTGKMNEEIADDEKIKMNLQNNDPSKNSQEDILKDYSREAKNPYEDLLNEALNKQIGNMYLEDVDQYLVESINLPTNLPLNDSQKLACLSALTRRLTLVQGPPGTGKTHVACAIIDSWHRQNSNKKILAVADSNVAANNLVEGLKKRNIQAVRVGAGSDSDFHEEAIMEFHRYKDLLKLRKNNMQKEAKVMKALLFLEAVKKYNVVIATCVGSGHEIFDNEKFERVIIDECAQSIEPSNLIPLGHYCTNLVLIGDHKQLPPTIISPDAIKLGLDKSLLERFVMAKIAPIHLLSTQRRMHLSICTFPNFHFYDNKLKTANVTEENRPIIKGFLWPNPKCRLVFIDVSLGKPGSKFENAYGTSKFNLYEIEPLIAVLKSIVNEGCVSVDEIGILTAYDAQKIKLKKAVQEAFPYEAAHRIEIDSIDGFQGKEKDLILFSAVRSNANNELGFLRDARRLNVMLTRAKRGVIIFGDQFTLANDPANWLPWLKWISSKRAIVHITKLNEHLDSADYSLLDKLNKINKSVNLKNVNVSDNYYFYGDDTGFSNDYDPKYVQNTDNAINSDLNNNQVEEEKVEEIVENWEDLL from the coding sequence atgaTTTTAAAGAAATCGAAGAAAATATCACTAGCAAGCCAatacatgtatattttttcattaattaaCGTATTGCAAACAGAAAGTATTATAGTAAAACAAAGTAATTCGCCCATCCACAGCTTAATTCCATTTTCATGCTCaacacacaaaaaaaaccatcgattaatattaaataatatcagctcaaataaaaaaaattataatgcttttataaatatatcgcttaaaaaatataaaatgagcAAGAAAGTCTCCAATTccataaatatgaatacaaataatgaCAATGAAAACAtcataaatgataatatattgtcatttaataaaagtaaTAGTGATGTAAAGGGCTATAatagaaattataaaaataatagcagatattctttatttaacaAGCATTATAATAACCCTAATAATAGTGGAAATAACACTAACAACTTTATGaacaataatattcatatcaataaaaacaaaagtaAACTTTCCAATAGTTATTTATcgagtaataataataaatatcaaaacaataatcataattattcgaataattataatggTTATTTTAATAGAGATTCTAAAAACAGCAATAATGATTCAAGCCATTTATTAAACGaagcaaaaataaatacaagtGCTAAATTTGTGAATTCTAATATTAAGGACAATACAAACTTcaacataaataatgacTCTACTTCACATATCAATGATCATAAtgtaattcaaaaaaatgtaaatactAATTCATacaataaagaaaattcattaataaaaaatcctaaagaaaaaattgattACAATAATAGCAATGTATCCACGAATAGTGGAATTACtactaataataaatatccaGTTAATTCAAATTATCAAGATaattcaataaaaaatggacattataaaaatcattcgaatgaaaaaaggaaagaaaatgagccaatgaataataataacaatcaTCATAGTAACATGAAAGGGAATGAACGATATAACTATTTTCATGacaattatcaaaataatatgaaatataacATGAAGAGCGCATTTAGTTcaggaaaaaaaagtatatccACATATAGCAATAACCAATATAGCAAAAATATTGGACatacaaattatatgcaaaaaagttttaaaaGGGAAGTTTCAGATGATATAACAAGCATTAATACAAATGACATAAATAAAGTTGAAGACCTTAATATGAACTCAATAGATAAAGCAAATACCATGCTAACTACAAAAGATACATGTAATACTAACAtagttaataataatagtgatGATGTAAATATGTCTGGTAACTACAacattgaaaataataatacaaatgtgaacacacacaaaataaataacataattaaaaataaagatataaaaagaaatgaaaaatttgataaatttcAACACGAATCATCACAAAATGCATATGGAAATTCAAACAATATGAGAAACTCAATAAATAACCAATCAATGCACAATagaaacataaataaaataccatcctataattataatgatgctaataataatacaggAAACATGATGAGCGTTAATATGACTCATGGACAAAATGAAAGTCGTATGAGTATGATGGCAAATCATTCGAATCATGGAAACAGCAAAATGTTAAACGAAAACGAAAAAGGAGCAAATATGATTATGAATAAAACTGTAAGAACCATTTCTTatgataacaaaaataataattataataatgatattaataaaataaataattatgataatttttcaaattcaACGAATATGAACAACCTAGGTggtattaataaattggaTAATTCATTAGATgcagaaaatataaatatacataccTCTGGAAGCAACTCTACTAGCACCCTGAATTTAGACTCTGATgcatctatatattttgattttagtgattttgtaaattacatgtataaagatgaaaatatattaacccttttttatataagaaagaattatttaaaagcaGAATCCAAAGAAGAATTtgtaaatgaaaatgataaaataaaatgttctATTATATGGTCATTTGCAAATAACGAAAAAATTACCGTATTTGGAATACATAGTACTAAAAAACTAAGTAAGAAAGtatgtgtaaaaaaaatattattaaaattaaaaaatatatcccTTTTAGAATTAGATCAAATGAGTAAATGGATGATAAACAGCCTCAatgttatattaaaagtggaaagtaaaaatgtggaaaatacatttaataataatacatattgtacaaatataaaatggaaggttaataataaaatatatcaatcaATAGGTACTCATGCTCATGAAAAAGTAGCAGAAATTATAGCtattcaaaaattatatatgactttatatgataataaagatCAATTAATTAAAGAAGCAGAATGTTCTAAAATCCcagatgataaaaaaatgggaaAAATTCACagtaatagtaataaaatgtatgaAAATGCTATGTTtggaaaaattatgaacaatagtaataataaaagttatGATGAATccaatatgaataaatttggtggaaataaatttgaatattcTAAAGGACAAGGAGGAAGCAAAAGCCTTGGAGATAATCAATCAGTATATAATGCTGGTGGAAATATCCAAaacttaaataattatgatgatttatatattaataatgataataacaatatcaACAATGGAACCACCAATAATTTTCCTAACTCCCAATCTTCTGATAATCAATTAATGCAAACGTTAACAACTAATATGTATAACAGAAACATGAGTAACAATATAGACATGAGCAACATGCCTACTAGTgccaataataataatatgaactTTCAAAATTGGAATAACAATTCTCAAAACACTAACGACAACAGCAGCAATCACAACAATGTAGGTGATGATAATGTAAATGAAGTGAATTCTGAAGTTCCATTACCACCTGGAATATCGGACCCATCAGAACTTATTGTGTATGGTTTAACAAAACAAGATGCTAGTAGCATACAAATGttaagaaataatattgcTTCAAGATATAAAATTCATCAAACTGAAACATTCGAAcaagtatataatatatataaatgtactTTAGAATGGGAATGGAAAAATGGCAAAATATCATGTAAGGCAAAAAGTTCTGGTTATGGAAGTACAAAAAGTTTAGCAAAATGTGAAGCTGCTTATGATATGctagtaaaaaataatttaatagaATATGTTTCAGCAACGGATAGGAAAAATGCGCAATATATAAGAGATCTTATATCAAAAGATTTAACAAAAGCTCTTAATTTAGCTATTCAATTTATAATGCAATATAGTAGTAATGCATGGTCTATATTTGTAGTATATCTACTTAGAGAATTATTAATAGATGGTAATTATGATCACATAAACAGGCTACTTAACACCCTTGTTGATGTTAGTAAAGAAGGAAGAATTGAatctgaaaaaataaataatttaaccAATAATGCTAATTGTGGAAattctaataataataatgccTTCGGAGGTAGAAATTCTAACActataaacaataataatatttcaaataacGAAATGAACTTTAATCCAGCAggaatgaataataatgggGCATATGTAAATGCCGATATGGGAAAAGGatcatatgaaaataattcctGTGAAGAACAATATATTGATAGTTCTagcaatttatttttttgtaacccatatattaaaaatcaAAGTGATAATAGTAATTATGTACATAAACTTGTTTCAATAGATTTATGggaaaaattaattgatGAATGTGTAATTGTTTTAAACGATAAATTATGTTTCCATTGTATTAGTTTATTACGTGAAGTAGAATTGGattattctatttttatatctaaaTGCGCACatgattattataaaaaatatagaatcaTGTTAGCATTAGAATTACAAGCTAATTTGGCACAAAGTATACAAGAAAAAAGagattttgaatatttgcatgaaaataaatcattattgttaaaaatgaaaagtgTTACTATGCCTATTTTGTCATTTACTTGTACATTAACGAATGAAGAAAAGGAATGGATGAAATCAACTCAAATGAGAGAAGATGATATCGTTATATTGAAGCCATATGATGTGCTATTAAAAGATGAAGATGCATGGTCAAACAGTTTAATAGGTAGCATAACAAGTACAAAAAGTGATAATACagtttataatattaatgtaAGAATATTCTCTGCAGagaatacaaaaaaaggaaatattaaatacaccaaatataaattatatttattattaaatatagttACACATGAAAGAATGTTACAAGCACTAAGATCAATTACATTTATAAGTTCAGTCCCAACACAATACCAATCACCTTATGTTTTTACTCCAGAAATTCGTTTTCTAAtattacatacatataataagcatgcaaaatatatagcaCAAACTGGAAAAATGAATGAAGAAATTGCTGacgatgaaaaaattaaaatgaatttacaaaataatgatcCATCCAAAAACTCACAAGaagatattttaaaagattATAGTAGAGAAGCAAAAAATCCATATGAggatttattaaatgaagcattgaataaacaaattggAAATATGTACCTTGAAGATGTTGATCAATATCTAGTTGAAAGTATTAATTTGCCAACTAATTTACCACTTAACGATTCTCAAAAATTAGCATGCTTAAGTGCTTTGACACGAAGATTAACTTTAGTACAGGGACCTCCAGGTACAGGTAAAACCCATGTTGCATGTGCTATTATCGACAGTTGGCATAGACAAAACagcaacaaaaaaatattggcTGTTGCAGATTCAAATGTTGCTGCTAATAATTTAGTAGAaggtttaaaaaaaagaaatatccAAGCCGTTCGTGTAGGGGCTGGTAGTGATAGCGATTTTCATGAAGAAGCTATAATGGAATTTCATAGATATAaagatttattaaaactacgaaaaaataatatgcaaaaaGAAGCTAAAGTTATGAaagcattattatttcttgaagctgttaaaaaatataatgttgTCATAGCTACCTGTGTTGGGTCGGGCCATgaaatttttgataatgaaaaatttgaaagAGTTATTATTGATGAATGTGCACAGTCAATCGAGCCATCTAACCTGATTCCCTTAGGTCATTATTGTACCAATTTGGTCCTAATTGGGGATCATAAACAATTACCTCCAACTATTATATCACCAGATGCTATTAAATTAGGATTAGATAAATCATTATTAGAAAGATTTGTTATGGCGAAAATTGCGCcaatacatttattatcaaCACAAAGACGTATGCATTTAAGTATTTGTACATTTCCAaactttcatttttatgataataaattaaaaactgCTAACGTTACGGAAGAAAACAGACCCATTATTAAAGGGTTCTTATGGCCAAATCCCAAATGCAGATTAGTATTCATAGATGTGTCATTAGGTAAACCAGGAAgtaaatttgaaaatgcTTATGGAACAtccaaatttaatttatatgaaatagAACCACTGATAGCCGTTTTAAAATCTATTGTTAATGAAGGATGTGTATCAGTTGACGAAATAGGTATTTTAACTGCATATGATgcacaaaaaattaaattaaaaaaagcagTTCAAGAAGCATTCCCATATGAAGCTGCACATAGAATAGAAATTGATTCAATTGATGGATTCCAAGGAAAGGAAAAggatttaattttattttcagcGGTTAGATCGAATGCAAATAACGAGTTAGGTTTCTTAAGAGATGCAAGAAGATTAAATGTTATGTTAACAAGAGCAAAAAGAGGAGTTATCATATTTGGTGATCAATTTACATTAGCAAATGACCCAGCTAATTGGTTACCATGGCTCAAATGGATATCATCAAAAAGAGCAATCGTCCATATAactaaattaaatgaaCATTTAGATAGTGCTGATTATTCTTTATTGGAtaaattaaacaaaattaataaatctGTTAACttgaaaaatgtaaatgtTTCAGATAactactatttttatggaGATGATACTGGGTTCTCAAATGATTATGACCCCAAATATGTCCAAAATACCGATAATGCCATTAATTcagatttaaataataaccaGGTAGAAGAAGAGAAAGTAGAGGAAATTGTAGAAAATTGGGAAGACTtgctataa